One Niabella beijingensis DNA window includes the following coding sequences:
- a CDS encoding helix-turn-helix transcriptional regulator, whose protein sequence is MEKYKGIHPGIILMRELEKRSLKQSPFATTLGEHRQTFNAIVKGKRNIPTALALKIEKELQLEEGTFVLLQAFYDIEREKEKLTGHTPDLSKLRKSLFWDTNINHINWQKQSNAVIRRVYERGNDSEKKEIFRFYGQSKINAALNSQKTAPMQLHHKP, encoded by the coding sequence TTGGAAAAATACAAGGGGATCCATCCTGGTATTATTTTGATGCGGGAGTTGGAAAAACGCTCCCTCAAACAAAGTCCTTTTGCCACAACTTTAGGAGAACATCGGCAAACCTTCAATGCAATTGTAAAAGGCAAAAGGAACATACCCACAGCATTGGCGCTTAAAATTGAAAAAGAACTGCAGCTGGAGGAAGGAACCTTTGTGCTGCTACAAGCTTTTTACGATATCGAAAGGGAAAAAGAAAAGCTGACAGGGCATACTCCTGATTTATCAAAGCTGCGGAAATCTCTTTTCTGGGACACCAATATCAACCACATCAACTGGCAGAAGCAATCCAACGCAGTAATCCGACGGGTATATGAACGGGGTAACGATAGCGAAAAAAAAGAAATCTTTCGTTTCTATGGCCAGTCAAAAATCAATGCAGCACTCAACAGTCAAAAAACAGCACCTATGCAACTACACCATAAACCTTAA
- a CDS encoding nucleotidyl transferase AbiEii/AbiGii toxin family protein, which produces MKKALHILMKATEFDSFRLVGGTALSLQLGHRISVDIDLFTDAPYGSIDFKRIEEFLEGTFKNVDSFSGAQPAIGKSYSIGPDPENNIKLDVYYTDAFIQPPKIEDDIRLATPEEIIAMKLDVVQRGGRKKDFWDLHELLSAYPINTMLVLHQQRYPYSHDKALILRNFTDFSIADEDFDPICLNGKHWEFIKEDIEDAVKETS; this is translated from the coding sequence TTGAAAAAAGCCTTGCACATCTTAATGAAAGCCACGGAATTTGATTCGTTCCGTTTAGTCGGAGGTACAGCATTAAGCCTGCAGCTGGGGCATAGGATCTCTGTAGATATTGACCTGTTTACAGATGCTCCATATGGCAGTATCGATTTTAAAAGAATAGAGGAGTTCCTGGAAGGCACTTTTAAAAATGTAGATTCATTCTCCGGCGCTCAGCCGGCTATCGGCAAGTCCTACTCCATTGGTCCGGATCCGGAAAACAATATTAAGTTGGACGTCTACTATACAGACGCCTTTATTCAGCCCCCAAAAATCGAAGACGATATCCGCTTGGCCACCCCAGAAGAAATCATTGCTATGAAGCTCGATGTAGTACAACGGGGCGGCCGCAAAAAAGATTTCTGGGATCTGCATGAACTCTTATCAGCATACCCCATTAATACAATGCTGGTGCTCCACCAGCAACGCTATCCTTACAGCCATGATAAAGCACTGATCCTACGCAATTTTACTGATTTCAGTATCGCTGATGAAGATTTTGATCCAATCTGCCTTAATGGGAAGCATTGGGAATTTATAAAAGAAGATATTGAAGATGCAGTCAAAGAAACCAGCTAA
- a CDS encoding tyrosine-type recombinase/integrase, protein MNTQEKKIFAPVSVAYETNYSGTLQIGWNNFLPNRNTFLETITDADSKETETVPGTSTESKDDWKTNPLKRAIILNAGEWRLSTRRAYATVADSFSEFLGDLSPAMATTEIVHNFIVWLLEREASKNKLNKYRNELHTLYDKAIGFDLLEDNPVPKVKTKKLKRRSKHYFDDEQIAAFKSIEIQKQVWLGIQLLYYCYIRPKEQRFLKISAIDFGRSTIEIHGEDSKNDRTARVRIPRQLMEQLQFLKDFPSHYYVFGRNKKPGKVQVGHNWLNYEHTKLLKQLNITGNYSVYSWKHTGVVKAVKAGINIKELQLQLRHHSLDMVNEYLKDLGIYDSDELLNAFPTL, encoded by the coding sequence ATGAACACACAAGAAAAAAAAATTTTTGCACCAGTTTCTGTTGCTTATGAAACCAATTATTCCGGGACCTTACAGATAGGATGGAACAACTTTTTGCCAAATCGGAATACGTTTTTGGAAACGATTACTGATGCTGATTCTAAAGAAACCGAGACTGTACCTGGTACCTCCACAGAATCAAAAGATGACTGGAAAACAAACCCGTTAAAAAGAGCAATTATTCTTAATGCGGGGGAATGGAGGCTGTCTACCCGCAGGGCTTATGCAACGGTGGCAGATTCATTTTCTGAATTTTTAGGCGATTTGAGTCCAGCAATGGCCACAACGGAAATTGTTCACAATTTTATTGTTTGGCTGTTGGAACGGGAGGCATCCAAGAACAAGCTCAATAAGTATAGAAACGAGCTGCATACATTATATGATAAAGCAATCGGGTTTGACCTGCTAGAAGACAATCCTGTTCCAAAAGTAAAAACGAAGAAGCTTAAAAGAAGATCCAAGCATTATTTTGATGATGAACAGATAGCTGCTTTTAAAAGTATAGAAATCCAAAAACAAGTGTGGCTGGGCATTCAATTGTTATACTATTGCTATATCCGTCCTAAAGAACAGCGTTTCCTGAAAATAAGTGCCATTGATTTTGGAAGATCAACTATTGAAATACATGGGGAGGATAGTAAAAATGATCGTACCGCCAGGGTCAGAATCCCCCGGCAGCTTATGGAGCAATTGCAATTTCTGAAAGACTTTCCGTCACATTACTATGTTTTTGGCAGAAATAAGAAGCCGGGAAAAGTGCAGGTTGGGCATAACTGGCTAAATTATGAACATACCAAACTTTTGAAGCAACTGAATATTACCGGGAATTATTCTGTTTATAGCTGGAAGCATACAGGTGTCGTTAAAGCGGTAAAGGCCGGAATTAATATTAAAGAGTTACAGCTGCAGTTAAGGCATCATTCTCTTGATATGGTAAATGAATATCTAAAAGACCTAGGAATTTACGATAGTGATGAATTGCTGAATGCTTTTCCAACACTCTAA
- a CDS encoding TonB-dependent receptor: MKRMFFSGCLLLAAQLSFAQTDSATAKADSFYLLSPVEVRSLRLSSKAPFTTTNVTSKDLQQQNLGQNMPYLLNQTPSVVVNSDDGVGVGYSSLRIRGTDMTRINVTMNGIPVNDAESQAAIFVDLPDLASSTTTVQIQRGVGSSTNGSGAFGGSINISNLEQSKTAGVTVSNSYGSFDTWKHTLQAGTGLLKSGFQFDVRLSKLSSSGFIDRASSDLLAAHVIASWTSESGATNLKFNYLTGKERTGQAWNGVGVIFTDKEPNTDYQKALEQQGRTTNTLGEISKGVYYKDQTDNYWQDYYQLFLNQKLSSSWLLNIGTFLTRGKGYYNEYKKGEKFSDYYLPDFIKAPGDTLRKVNLTRQLWLDNYYYGGVFSTTYNTASTNFVFGGAYTRYDGNHYGFVKWAEYGVPLDHQWYDLTAFKKDFNVYAKLQQQLVANFYGFVDLQYRNVNYTINGFRKTPDLPAINNTYNFFNPKAGLSYFINHTDNASSKLYASYAIANKEPNRDDFEAAPTEQPKPEQLQDVEAGYQYTARRFQAGVNGYYMQYKNQLILTGKVNDVGAYARTNVPSSYRAGLEFFASLKPVQWIQLNANATFSRNKIRSITQYGDDYDNGGQVAREYHNTDISFSPSTIAGAGITLEPLYRITGNQHVFIDLLEKYVSRQYLDNASDKQKSINPYALTDLRLRYQLSTKTFKDISVLLMVNNLFDKKYENNGYTYSYLSEGAYTTENYYFPQAGTNWNIGLSFGL; the protein is encoded by the coding sequence ATGAAGAGGATGTTCTTTTCCGGCTGCCTGCTATTGGCAGCACAACTTTCTTTTGCACAAACCGATTCCGCAACTGCAAAAGCCGACAGTTTTTATTTATTATCCCCGGTAGAGGTGCGCTCCCTGCGCTTAAGCAGCAAGGCGCCTTTTACCACAACGAACGTAACTTCCAAAGACCTGCAACAGCAGAACCTCGGGCAAAACATGCCCTACCTGCTGAACCAGACCCCTTCTGTCGTGGTAAACTCCGATGATGGTGTGGGCGTTGGCTATTCATCGCTGCGGATACGGGGTACGGACATGACACGCATCAATGTGACCATGAACGGCATCCCCGTCAATGACGCCGAATCCCAGGCCGCTATTTTTGTGGATCTTCCGGATCTCGCATCTTCTACCACCACCGTTCAGATTCAGCGGGGTGTTGGCTCATCCACCAACGGATCGGGTGCTTTTGGCGGCTCTATCAATATTTCCAATCTCGAACAAAGCAAAACGGCAGGTGTTACCGTAAGTAATTCCTACGGATCCTTTGACACCTGGAAACATACACTGCAGGCCGGTACAGGATTGCTGAAAAGCGGCTTCCAGTTTGATGTACGGCTGTCCAAGCTCAGTTCCAGCGGTTTTATCGACCGGGCCTCCTCTGATCTGCTGGCCGCTCATGTCATCGCCTCCTGGACCTCGGAGAGCGGCGCCACCAATCTTAAGTTCAACTACCTTACAGGTAAAGAACGCACCGGCCAGGCCTGGAACGGTGTGGGCGTGATTTTTACCGACAAGGAGCCAAACACCGATTACCAGAAAGCGCTGGAACAGCAGGGCCGCACCACCAACACGCTGGGAGAGATCAGCAAGGGCGTTTATTATAAGGATCAGACGGACAACTACTGGCAGGATTATTACCAGCTGTTCCTGAATCAAAAACTCAGCAGCAGCTGGCTGCTCAACATCGGTACCTTTTTAACAAGGGGAAAGGGCTACTACAACGAGTATAAGAAAGGAGAGAAATTCTCCGACTACTACCTCCCCGATTTTATAAAAGCCCCGGGTGATACCTTGCGCAAGGTGAACCTGACACGGCAGCTGTGGCTGGATAACTATTATTATGGGGGGGTGTTTTCCACGACTTATAATACCGCCTCCACTAATTTTGTTTTTGGTGGCGCCTACACCCGGTACGATGGCAATCACTATGGGTTTGTAAAGTGGGCAGAATATGGCGTTCCGCTGGATCATCAATGGTATGACCTCACCGCTTTTAAAAAAGATTTCAATGTATATGCCAAATTGCAACAGCAGCTTGTTGCCAACTTCTACGGGTTTGTGGACCTGCAATACCGGAATGTAAACTATACCATTAACGGGTTCCGGAAGACGCCTGATCTTCCCGCCATCAACAACACTTATAATTTTTTTAATCCCAAGGCAGGGCTGAGCTATTTTATCAATCACACGGATAATGCATCCAGCAAACTGTACGCCTCCTATGCCATTGCCAATAAGGAACCCAATCGCGACGACTTTGAAGCTGCTCCCACCGAACAGCCAAAGCCGGAACAGCTGCAGGATGTGGAAGCCGGTTACCAATATACCGCCCGGCGTTTTCAGGCGGGTGTAAACGGCTATTACATGCAATATAAGAACCAGCTCATCCTTACCGGTAAGGTAAACGATGTAGGTGCCTATGCCCGCACCAATGTTCCCTCCAGCTACCGGGCAGGCCTGGAGTTCTTTGCTTCGCTAAAACCCGTTCAATGGATACAGCTCAATGCCAATGCCACTTTCAGCAGGAACAAGATCCGGTCCATCACCCAATATGGGGATGATTATGATAACGGCGGGCAGGTAGCCCGGGAATACCACAATACCGACATTTCCTTTTCTCCCAGTACGATTGCGGGTGCGGGTATTACACTGGAGCCCTTGTACCGCATCACCGGCAACCAGCATGTATTCATCGACCTGCTGGAAAAATATGTCAGCAGACAATACCTGGACAATGCCTCCGACAAACAGAAAAGCATTAATCCCTACGCACTTACCGATCTGCGCCTGCGTTACCAGCTCAGCACAAAAACGTTTAAGGATATCAGTGTGCTGCTGATGGTCAATAATCTTTTTGACAAGAAATACGAGAACAACGGTTATACCTACAGCTACCTGTCGGAAGGGGCTTATACCACGGAGAACTATTACTTTCCCCAGGCAGGAACCAACTGGAATATCGGGTTAAGTTTTGGGCTTTAG
- a CDS encoding efflux RND transporter periplasmic adaptor subunit, producing the protein MKKKWKRILWIVGGIVLLLVLFGLFSNKDKNLVKVSAEKAAVRSITETVTASGQIYPEYEVKISPDVSGEITELTVQEGDSVKRGQVLARVYADNYALDRDEASARLGQSQANVANSEAALGALKATMEQAQQSYDRNRKLFDDRVISKSEFEQFEADLASARANYNAALQNIRSLQAGVRSSQTGLVAANKVLGRATIVSPINGVISSLKVEKGERVVGTAQMAGTEMMTVADMNTMEVRVNVGENDIVKVNIGDNADVEVDAYTGRKFNGIVTKIASSVKTAAATAGTTTTNDVTNYEVRIRIDKDSYQDLVDPAHPRKFPFRPGMNASADIKTKRKESIVSVPISAVNARVKGSDKSLSDTRKEQQGQKGQEGNNSGEETSTGDMEEVVYLLMKDGVVKKRIVKTGIQDINYIEITAGLKAGDEVITGPYSAVSQTLKDDMKVKVVSKEELFKAK; encoded by the coding sequence ATGAAAAAGAAATGGAAACGCATATTATGGATCGTTGGCGGCATTGTGCTATTGCTGGTGCTGTTTGGACTGTTCTCCAATAAGGATAAAAACCTGGTAAAGGTTTCTGCCGAAAAGGCGGCCGTCCGGTCGATCACAGAAACAGTGACGGCCAGCGGACAGATTTACCCGGAATATGAAGTAAAGATCAGCCCGGATGTGAGCGGTGAAATAACCGAACTGACGGTTCAGGAAGGCGACAGTGTAAAAAGAGGGCAGGTACTGGCCCGCGTTTACGCAGATAATTATGCGCTTGACCGGGATGAGGCCTCTGCCCGTCTGGGACAATCTCAGGCCAATGTGGCCAACAGCGAGGCTGCGCTGGGAGCGCTGAAGGCAACCATGGAGCAGGCACAGCAATCTTACGACCGGAACCGGAAACTCTTTGACGACCGGGTGATCTCAAAATCAGAATTTGAGCAGTTTGAAGCTGACCTGGCCTCAGCAAGGGCCAACTACAATGCGGCGCTTCAGAACATCCGAAGCCTGCAGGCAGGGGTGCGGTCTTCACAAACCGGGCTGGTAGCGGCAAATAAGGTGCTGGGACGTGCAACCATTGTTTCACCCATAAACGGTGTGATCTCTTCATTGAAAGTGGAGAAAGGAGAGCGGGTTGTGGGAACCGCCCAGATGGCAGGTACCGAAATGATGACGGTGGCGGATATGAATACTATGGAAGTACGGGTGAATGTAGGGGAGAATGATATTGTAAAGGTGAATATTGGTGATAATGCCGACGTTGAAGTGGATGCCTATACCGGCCGCAAATTCAATGGTATCGTCACCAAGATCGCGAGCAGCGTAAAAACAGCGGCCGCCACTGCAGGTACCACTACTACCAATGATGTAACCAATTATGAAGTACGCATCCGGATTGATAAGGATTCTTACCAGGATCTGGTTGATCCGGCACACCCAAGGAAATTTCCTTTCCGACCGGGAATGAATGCCAGTGCCGATATCAAGACCAAACGGAAGGAAAGTATTGTAAGTGTTCCGATCTCGGCCGTGAATGCGAGGGTAAAGGGCAGCGACAAGAGCCTGAGCGATACCCGTAAGGAACAGCAGGGGCAGAAAGGGCAGGAAGGCAATAACTCTGGTGAAGAAACCAGTACAGGCGACATGGAAGAAGTGGTATACCTGCTGATGAAAGACGGGGTGGTGAAAAAGCGCATTGTAAAAACGGGGATCCAGGACATCAATTATATCGAGATCACCGCAGGACTAAAGGCCGGTGATGAAGTGATAACAGGGCCTTACAGCGCCGTAAGCCAGACACTGAAGGATGACATGAAGGTAAAAGTGGTTTCTAAAGAAGAATTATTTAAAGCAAAATAA
- a CDS encoding TolC family protein — MKNALLILTGFWVTLAAQAQEKWSLEQCVEYAVEHNISVKQTDVQARIDKLTLDQSKAALFPTANSQHSLGYQFGRSIDPTSNQFTTNEILFANHSLNVNADLFNWFRKRNTVAANNFTYEASVAKFEKARNDIALNVANAYLAALLSKEQINVATVQVQQSREQRDNVNKQVTAGALPELNLAEMQTQLANDSATLISARADFRLKLLQLQALLNLDAADPFDVLSPPVDSIPVEPLAELDPALVFSSAMINLPQQKINELNVKAAVKNVLVAKAGMYPSFSLFGGLDSRYSNAQKLLPVNYQEGAVPIGFVNINGTNYVVNTLEKVPTGFNKNTYFRQLSNNFSQNLGIGLNIPIFNGNQARTNWKKAKLNVESQELLQEQDAQTLKQDIYQAHTNAVAAIEKYNASRIAAVSAEQAYDFARKRFEVGLLKPIDLITNQNNLFKAKINMLSAQYDYVFKLKLLEFYKGRGIKLHH, encoded by the coding sequence ATGAAGAATGCTTTATTGATATTGACTGGCTTTTGGGTAACGCTTGCGGCACAGGCACAGGAAAAATGGAGCCTGGAGCAATGTGTGGAATATGCAGTGGAGCACAATATTTCCGTGAAACAGACTGATGTGCAGGCGCGTATTGATAAACTGACACTGGACCAAAGCAAGGCCGCTCTCTTTCCGACTGCCAACTCCCAGCACAGCCTCGGATATCAGTTCGGCCGCTCCATCGACCCTACCTCAAACCAGTTTACCACAAATGAAATCCTGTTTGCGAATCACTCGCTGAATGTAAATGCTGACCTGTTCAACTGGTTCCGCAAAAGAAATACGGTGGCCGCAAACAATTTCACTTATGAGGCCAGCGTGGCAAAATTTGAAAAGGCACGGAATGATATTGCGCTCAACGTAGCCAATGCCTACCTGGCGGCACTGCTTTCAAAGGAGCAGATCAATGTGGCAACCGTACAGGTGCAGCAAAGCCGGGAGCAGCGTGATAATGTGAACAAACAGGTAACGGCCGGCGCGCTTCCGGAACTGAACCTGGCAGAGATGCAGACCCAGCTCGCCAACGACAGCGCCACGCTGATCAGCGCCCGGGCGGATTTCCGGCTGAAGCTGCTGCAACTGCAGGCCCTGCTGAACCTGGACGCGGCAGATCCTTTTGATGTACTGTCGCCTCCGGTAGACAGCATACCGGTAGAACCCCTGGCAGAACTGGATCCGGCCCTGGTCTTCAGCTCGGCGATGATTAACCTGCCGCAACAGAAGATCAATGAGCTGAATGTAAAGGCGGCTGTCAAAAACGTACTGGTGGCAAAGGCGGGGATGTATCCGTCGTTCAGCCTGTTTGGCGGACTGGATTCGCGGTACTCCAATGCCCAGAAATTATTGCCGGTCAATTACCAGGAAGGGGCTGTTCCGATTGGGTTTGTAAACATAAACGGCACTAATTATGTAGTGAACACACTGGAGAAAGTGCCTACAGGGTTCAATAAAAATACCTACTTCCGCCAGCTGAGTAATAACTTCAGTCAGAACCTGGGCATCGGCCTGAACATTCCGATCTTTAACGGCAACCAGGCGCGCACCAACTGGAAAAAAGCAAAGCTGAACGTGGAATCACAGGAACTGTTGCAGGAACAGGATGCACAAACGCTGAAACAGGATATTTACCAGGCGCATACGAATGCGGTGGCAGCCATCGAAAAATACAATGCCTCCCGGATCGCTGCAGTATCGGCGGAACAGGCGTATGATTTCGCCCGAAAACGGTTTGAAGTGGGGCTGCTGAAACCGATTGACCTGATCACGAACCAGAATAATTTATTCAAGGCAAAAATAAACATGCTTTCAGCACAGTATGATTATGTATTTAAATTGAAACTGCTGGAATTTTATAAAGGGCGGGGCATTAAACTGCATCATTAA
- a CDS encoding TonB-dependent receptor plug domain-containing protein — protein sequence MNKKVLMMAAVFYSGLLLAQDQQTTNLDEVSVTAAKTPLKQNQTGKVVTIIDQATLQRNLDKSLTEILNTQSAIFTAGANNALGSNQELYFRGSATGNTLILIDGTPINDPSQNSSAPIDINNINVGQIERIEILKGSQSTLWGSNAMAGVINIVTKKGGTKKIAPNAHLSYGSYQTFKGNIGVRGAINRFDYNIAYNQINSNGFSAAYDSTKSNNFDKDGFKQNNVQANLGYKISDRFSAAYMGMFSKYKADGDAGAFTDDRDYTINSRNLINTLKLNYKGAKTAITLSQSIISSQREYSDDSIHIGGYAKWSHGLYDGRSYITDLFGNYYFSNHASLLAGLQYSAINTDQQYKSISSLGIYETPLGRDSAKFNNFAGYISFLLLDLKGFNNELGVRINNNSKYGSNATFSFNPSYNVSNSTKIFVNISSGFREPSLYQLYGEYRNRKTELKPEKSMNYEAGVQTNFDEGKSWFRLVGFKRDIKDLIIYYTDASTFESYYMNQNEQHDYGFEMESSIAMGKTGSFSNNLSYVDGQGKNSSGTINNLYRRPNFIFNSSLVLTPVKKLTLNPNFRFVGNRLKGEFDAGAPVLPHYYTVDFYASYAFTPQIKIYTDFRNLTDQVYFDTPGYNTRGFNFMGGLMIDL from the coding sequence ATGAACAAAAAGGTTTTGATGATGGCTGCTGTTTTTTACAGCGGTCTGTTACTGGCACAGGATCAGCAAACAACAAATCTCGACGAAGTATCTGTTACTGCTGCAAAAACACCATTAAAACAAAACCAAACAGGCAAGGTTGTAACCATTATTGACCAGGCAACTTTGCAACGAAACCTGGACAAGTCCTTGACTGAAATCCTCAACACGCAAAGTGCAATTTTTACCGCAGGAGCAAATAATGCCCTGGGGAGCAATCAGGAACTTTATTTCAGGGGAAGCGCTACAGGCAATACCTTGATTTTAATAGACGGCACTCCGATCAATGACCCTTCGCAGAACAGCAGTGCCCCTATTGACATCAATAACATCAATGTCGGGCAAATTGAACGGATCGAGATCCTTAAAGGCTCGCAGAGTACACTATGGGGAAGCAATGCGATGGCGGGTGTAATCAATATTGTTACAAAAAAAGGAGGAACCAAAAAGATAGCGCCCAATGCGCACCTGAGCTATGGTTCTTATCAAACATTTAAAGGCAATATCGGTGTGAGGGGAGCCATTAACCGCTTCGACTATAATATTGCGTATAACCAGATCAATAGCAACGGTTTTTCTGCGGCCTACGACAGCACCAAGAGTAACAATTTTGACAAAGACGGGTTCAAACAAAATAATGTCCAGGCCAATCTCGGTTATAAAATATCAGACCGGTTTTCTGCCGCCTACATGGGAATGTTCAGTAAATATAAAGCCGACGGCGATGCCGGAGCTTTTACCGACGACAGAGATTATACCATTAACAGCAGGAACCTGATCAATACATTAAAACTAAATTATAAAGGTGCCAAAACAGCCATCACACTTTCCCAAAGCATAATCAGCAGTCAAAGAGAATACAGTGACGACAGTATCCATATTGGAGGATATGCCAAATGGTCGCATGGTTTGTACGATGGCCGCTCCTATATTACCGACCTTTTTGGCAACTACTATTTTAGTAATCATGCATCGCTTCTAGCCGGGCTGCAATATTCAGCAATAAATACCGACCAGCAATATAAGAGCATTTCTTCTCTGGGCATTTATGAAACGCCCCTCGGCAGGGATTCCGCGAAGTTTAATAATTTTGCAGGATATATTTCCTTTTTATTGCTGGACCTGAAAGGGTTCAATAATGAACTGGGAGTCAGGATCAACAACAACAGTAAATACGGATCTAACGCCACGTTCTCCTTCAACCCTTCTTACAATGTAAGTAATAGTACCAAAATTTTTGTAAACATATCAAGCGGCTTTCGAGAGCCCTCACTATACCAGTTATATGGAGAATACCGCAATAGAAAAACCGAGTTAAAGCCGGAGAAGAGTATGAATTATGAAGCTGGTGTGCAAACAAATTTTGATGAAGGCAAAAGCTGGTTCCGTCTGGTAGGCTTCAAAAGGGATATTAAAGACTTAATTATTTATTATACTGATGCCTCGACCTTTGAAAGCTATTATATGAATCAGAATGAACAGCATGATTATGGGTTTGAAATGGAAAGTTCCATTGCTATGGGGAAAACAGGAAGTTTTTCAAACAATCTGAGTTACGTGGATGGACAGGGGAAAAACAGCTCAGGCACTATCAACAACCTATATCGTCGCCCTAATTTCATCTTCAATAGCAGTCTGGTACTAACACCTGTTAAAAAGCTAACCCTCAATCCTAACTTCCGTTTTGTGGGTAACCGTCTTAAAGGAGAATTTGATGCCGGTGCACCGGTACTTCCGCATTATTACACGGTGGACTTCTACGCATCATATGCCTTCACACCTCAGATTAAAATCTATACCGATTTCAGAAACCTGACCGACCAGGTCTATTTTGATACCCCGGGGTACAATACCAGGGGATTTAATTTTATGGGAGGGCTTATGATTGATTTATAG
- a CDS encoding adenine nucleotide alpha hydrolase — protein MTGKIPIILSWSGGKDAAFCLYRLLQEGRYEVRYLLTTFNDARRSSMHEIPESLIAAQAESTGIPLLPVRLPPGEAQGYETAMQQAMGEAKTEGIFTIAFGDIFLEDLRSYREQQLQHAGMQAVFPLWQIGTAIYLHRFFESGFKAVICCINESMLDAAYCGRLLDPALISGFPATADPCGENGEYHSFCFDGPVFTRPVAYKSAGFFTSHFPAPDDAGRQVAFRHLCLKNP, from the coding sequence GTGACAGGAAAGATCCCCATAATACTCAGCTGGAGCGGCGGCAAGGATGCTGCGTTTTGTTTGTACCGTTTGTTGCAGGAAGGCCGGTATGAGGTCCGGTACCTGTTAACCACATTTAATGATGCCCGTCGCTCTTCGATGCATGAAATACCGGAAAGCCTGATCGCCGCACAGGCGGAAAGTACCGGCATTCCTTTGCTCCCGGTTCGCCTGCCACCGGGCGAAGCACAGGGCTATGAAACAGCCATGCAACAGGCCATGGGCGAGGCAAAAACCGAAGGTATCTTTACCATTGCCTTTGGCGATATATTCCTGGAAGATCTGCGCTCTTACCGCGAGCAGCAGTTACAGCATGCAGGAATGCAGGCTGTTTTCCCCCTATGGCAGATCGGTACGGCGATCTATCTGCACCGTTTTTTTGAATCCGGATTTAAGGCAGTGATCTGCTGCATCAATGAATCGATGCTCGATGCCGCCTATTGTGGCCGGCTGCTTGATCCGGCGCTTATCAGCGGTTTTCCCGCAACGGCAGATCCCTGCGGGGAGAACGGCGAGTACCATAGTTTTTGTTTTGACGGGCCGGTCTTTACCCGCCCTGTGGCTTACAAGAGCGCCGGTTTTTTTACCAGTCATTTTCCCGCCCCGGATGATGCAGGCAGGCAGGTAGCATTCCGGCACCTTTGTTTAAAGAATCCGTGA
- a CDS encoding MarC family protein yields MDSVNYKAILTVTFTLFAIIDIIGSIPILISMKNKIGGIREFKVTLIAGSLMILFLFLGEPILNVLGLDVKSFAVAGSIVIFILGMEMVLGVEFFKSDGDVKASTLVPLAFPLIAGSGTLTTIMSLKANYKEVTILIAILLNLLIIYIVLKSLTRIAKLLGPSGLIAIRKFFGVILLAIAIKIFASNAAGLFQHLQ; encoded by the coding sequence ATGGACTCCGTAAACTACAAGGCCATATTGACCGTAACTTTTACACTTTTTGCCATTATTGATATTATCGGCTCCATTCCCATCCTGATCTCCATGAAGAATAAGATCGGTGGCATCCGGGAATTCAAAGTCACTCTTATTGCCGGATCGCTGATGATCCTCTTCCTGTTCCTGGGAGAACCTATTCTGAATGTACTCGGACTGGACGTAAAGTCCTTTGCCGTTGCCGGCTCCATCGTCATTTTCATCCTTGGCATGGAAATGGTGCTGGGTGTTGAATTCTTTAAATCGGACGGTGACGTAAAGGCCTCCACTCTCGTTCCGCTTGCTTTTCCGCTGATCGCCGGTTCGGGAACACTCACTACCATCATGTCCTTAAAGGCGAATTATAAGGAGGTCACCATATTAATTGCCATCCTTTTGAACCTGCTGATCATCTATATCGTATTAAAATCCCTCACGCGTATTGCAAAACTGCTGGGACCGAGCGGATTAATCGCCATCAGAAAGTTTTTTGGCGTAATTTTGCTGGCTATCGCCATAAAAATATTTGCCTCCAATGCGGCGGGTTTATTCCAACACCTGCAATAA
- a CDS encoding heavy-metal-associated domain-containing protein, with protein sequence MKHLTVKVPAMQRTHCQTKVFNAIRTIPGVGVENITAGLVVVSVESWELKDHIVAAIETAGYYVELATAIAETPQKDNCCLTGVLHILNL encoded by the coding sequence ATGAAACATCTAACCGTCAAAGTACCGGCAATGCAGCGCACGCATTGCCAGACAAAAGTCTTTAACGCAATCAGAACCATTCCGGGGGTCGGCGTAGAGAACATTACAGCAGGCCTGGTGGTCGTGTCCGTGGAATCATGGGAGCTTAAAGATCACATTGTGGCCGCCATCGAAACGGCAGGGTATTATGTGGAGCTGGCAACGGCTATTGCCGAAACTCCTCAAAAGGATAATTGCTGCCTCACAGGAGTGCTGCATATTTTAAACCTTTAG